In Salmo salar chromosome ssa15, Ssal_v3.1, whole genome shotgun sequence, one genomic interval encodes:
- the LOC106570834 gene encoding ectoderm-neural cortex protein 1 yields the protein MKMSVCTHENRKSCLSSASMNIFLFHKSSYADSVLTHLNALRQQQLFTDVLLHAGRRSFPCHRAVLAACSRYFQAMFSGGLRESQASEVDFRDSIHPEVLELLLDYAYTSRVVINEENAESLLEAGDMLEFQDIRDACAEFLERNLATSNCLGMLLLSDAHQCTKLSELSWGMCLSNFPTICKTEDFLQLPKDMAVMLLSHEELETEDERLVYKAALNWVNYDLERRHCHLPELLRTVRLALLPTIFLMENVSTEKLINAQTKSKELVDEAIRYKLRILQNDGVVNSPLARPRKTSHALFLLGGQTFMCDKLYLVDQKAKEIIPKADIPSPRKEFSACAISCKVYVTGGRGSENGVSKDVWVYDTSREEWSKAAPMIIARFGHGSAELKNCLYVVGGHTAGTGCLPASPSGSLKQVEKYDPVANKWCMVAPLREGVSNAAVVSVKLKLFAFGGTSITHDKLPKVQLYDPQENRWSVPASCPQPWRYTAAAVLNNQIFVMGGDTEFSACSAYKFSSDSYQWTKVADVTAKRMSCQAVASGNKLYVVGGYFGTQRCKTLDCYDPTLDAWNSITTVPYSLIPTAFVSTWKHLPD from the exons ATGAAAATGTCCGTCTGCACACATGAGAACCGCAAATCCTGCCTCAGCTCGGCGTCCATGAACATCTTCCTGTTTCACAAGTCATCGTACGCGGACAGCGTCCTTACGCACCTCAACGCGCTCCGGCAGCAGCAGCTCTTCACCGATGTCCTCCTCCACGCCGGGAGACGCTCCTTCCCCTGCCACCGTGCTGTGCTGGCTGCATGCAGTCGCTACTTCCAG GCCATGTTCAGTGGAGGTCTCCGGGAGAGCCAGGCCAGCGAGGTGGACTTCAGGGACTCCATCCACCCAGAGGTCCTGGAGCTCTTACTAGACTATGCCTACACCTCCCGGGTGGTGATCAACGAGGAGAATGCAGAGTCCCTCCTGGAGGCCGGAGACATGCTGGAGTTCCAGGACATCCGGGACGCCTGCGCTGAGTTTCTGGAGCGGAACTTGGCAACGTCCAACTGCCTGGGCATGCTTTTGCTGTCCGATGCCCACCAGTGCACCAAGCTGTCCGAGCTCTCCTGGGGCATGTGCCTCAGCAACTTCCCCACCATCTGCAAGACGGAGGACTTCCTCCAGCTGCCCAAGGACATGGCCGTGATGTTGCTGTCCCATGAAGAGTTAGAGACGGAGGATGAGAGGCTGGTCTACAAGGCCGCCCTCAACTGGGTCAACTATGACCTGGAGAGGAGGCACTGCCACCTCCCCGAGCTGCTGAGGACGGTCCGCCTGGCACTCCTCCCCACCATCTTCCTCATGGAGAACGTGTCCACAGAGAAGCTAATCAATGCCCAGACGAAGAGCAAGGAGCTGGTGGACGAGGCCATACGCTATAAACTCAGGATCCTCCAGAACGATGGTGTGGTCAACAGCCCCCTGGCCAGGCCCAGGAAGACCAGCCACGCCCTGTTCCTCTTGGGAGGACAGACCTTCATGTGTGACAAGCTGTACCTGGTAGACCAGAAGGCCAAGGAGATCATACCCAAGGCCGACATCCCCAGCCCCAGGAAGGAGTTCAGCGCTTGCGCCATCAGCTGTAAGGTCTATGTTACCGGCGGGAGGGGCTCAGAGAACGGTGTGTCCAAAGACGTGTGGGTCTACGATACGTCCCGCGAGGAGTGGTCCAAGGCGGCACCTATGATCATCGCTCGCTTCGGCCACGGATCGGCCGAGCTCAAAAACTGCCTCTACGTGGTTGGAGGACACACAGCGGGTACAGGCTGTCTTCCCGCCTCGCCCTCTGGGTCACTCAAACAGGTTGAGAAGTACGACCCGGTCGCCAACAAGTGGTGCATGGTGGCGCCGCTGAGGGAGGGCGTGAGCAACGCGGCGGTGGTCAGTGTCAAACTCAAACTCTTTGCCTTCGGAGGAACCAGCATCACCCACGACAAATTACCCAAGGTGCAGCTCTACGACCCACAGGAGAATAGGTGGTCTGTCCCCGCCTCCTGCCCACAGCCCTGGCGCTACACGGCCGCCGCCGTCCTCAACAACCAGATCTTTGTGATGGGCGGCGACACAGAGTTCTCGGCGTGCTCTGCCTATAAGTTCAGCAGCGACAGTTACCAATGGACTAAAGTAGCAGATGTGACAGCCAAGAGGATGAGCTGCCAGGCGGTGGCATCAGGTAACAAACTGTATGTGGTGGGAGGCTACTTTGGCACTCAGCGGTGTAAGACTCTGGACTGTTACGATCCAACACTGGACGCGTGGAACAGCATCACTACCGTACCCTACTCACTCATCCCCACAGCATTCGTCTCCACCTGGAAACACCTCCCAGACTGA